In Puntigrus tetrazona isolate hp1 chromosome 7, ASM1883169v1, whole genome shotgun sequence, the following are encoded in one genomic region:
- the ccdc149a gene encoding coiled-coil domain-containing protein 149-A — translation MSSSKRSESDWQGLVNEFLICKRKLESKKDALLILSKELDSCQQERDQYKLMANQLRETHQSLKKKYRELIDGDSSLPPEKRNQVSLAQLLMDSRERNKQLAEEVKELTQRLTETQGDNKLLRMTITKQRLGDDEVGARHFPAHEREDLVRQLEKAALHREELEHSLKTLSDELQDIKAERNVFKEKAERLNLELNHILGGQEKRIIDVDVLCMENKYLQERFKQVQEEVSLLKSNIHKYKTALDRRRNPEIGGKPNRSALSGVLSPKQVQGLLSEDDGCSLPATPQSIADLKSLATALLENIHEKNIIVQHQRQTNRILGNRVADLERKLKTLEISGLWSLPGSADAIALSAAPPSSTDGPRDGADPRPAAGDGTGGAGPSPWEQDAAGGDMWAAPDEEDAPATPTPSGSRPR, via the exons ATGAGCTCGTCCAAACGAAGTGAAAGTGACTGGCAGGGTTTGGTGAACGAG TTCTTGATATGCAAACGTAAGCTGGAAAGCAAGAAGGACGCCCTCCTCATCCTGTCCAAAGAGCTGGACAGCTGTCAGCAGGAGAGAGACCAGTACAAGCTGATGGCCAACCAGCTGCGAGAGACGCACCAGAGCCTGAAGAAGAAATACAGGGAGCTGATT GACGGCGACTCTTCACTTCCACCGGAAAAACGTAATCAG gtcAGTCTGGCTCAGTTGTTGATGGATTCGAGGGAGAGAAATAAGCAGCTTGCTGAAGAAGTAAAGGAACTGACTCAGAGACTCACTGAGACACAGGGAGACAATAAG CTGTTAAGAATGACCATCACCAAACAGAGGCTCGGGGACGATGAAGTCGGGGCCAGACATTTCCCTGCTCACGAGCGCGAGGATCTGGTCAGGCAGTTGGAGAAAGCGGCACtacat agagaagAACTTGAACACAGTCTGAAGACGCTGAGTGATGAACTGCAGGATATAAAGGCAGAGAGGAACGTGTTTAAGGAGAAGGCCGAGCGTCTCAACCTCGAGCTGAACCACATCTTGGGCGGCCAGGAGAAACGCATTATCGACGTGGACGTGCTCTGCATGGAGAACAA GTACTTGCAAGAGAGATTCAAACAAGTTCAAGAGGAGGTCAGTCTGTTGAAGAgtaacatacataaatataag ACGGCTCTGGATCGCAGAAGAAACCCTGAGATCGGCGGCAAGCCTAACAGGAGTGCTCTTTCTGGAGTCCTTTCTCCTAAACAAG TGCAGGGTTTGCTGTCAGAAGACGACGGGTGCAGTTTACCGGCCACACCTCAGTCTATCGCAGACCTGAAGTCTTTAGCCACGGCCCTGCTGGAGAACATTCATGAGAAGAACATAATCGTTCAGCACCAAAGACAGACCAACAG AATTCTGGGAAACCGAGTTGCTGATTTGGAGAGGAAACTGAAGACTCTGgaaatatctggactctggaGTCTCCCGG GAAGCGCAGACGCCATCGCCCTGAGCGCCGCTCCCCCGTCCTCCACCGACGGTCCACGGGACGGCGCTGACCCACGGCCCGCTGCAG GCGACGGGACGGGAGGAGCGGGGCCGTCGCCGTGGGAACAGGACGCAGCTGGCGGTGACATGTGGGCCGCTCCAGACGAGGAGGACGCACCTGCCACCCCGACGCCGAGCGGGTCACGGCCGAGGTGA